In Bactrocera neohumeralis isolate Rockhampton chromosome 5, APGP_CSIRO_Bneo_wtdbg2-racon-allhic-juicebox.fasta_v2, whole genome shotgun sequence, the genomic window TTTCGTGGatagctggctgccagttggcgctataaaagaaacgccggcaccgtgcctggccagtgcttgggtgactctcgcgccgcgatgtcaTTTAGTTTAACAGTCGCaaggtgatttcgcgggaagctggctgccaatttgctttattgttttatgttctcAGCCGTGCCGGCAGCAGTGCCATGCAGCTCTTTCTTCGTGTAGAAAGTGTTGTCTGCACTGGGACACCGCGATAAAACAATAGAATTCCCGTAGTTAAAGGCGGTCTAAAACGCTTGCGTTAGAAATTTCATGTGAGAATTATTATCGTCGAGTTCAAACAATGTTAGAGAGTTCCTATCATAATGAAACTAAGTCACCATACAGCCACTCAGTGTACTCACTTCTAACGGTTGCAATGCAACCGCCGCTTCTGCAGACACAATGTTATAAGTGTCATTGACTGAGCCGGTCGTATTAATAGCGCACTCGTACAGTGTACTACATTCACGTTTGCTTTGTTCTGCAATTTTGCCTCGCACAACAGTATAAGGTGGTCAACTGCAATCGATATCCCATCCGCTGTGCCATTAAGCGCGGACGGTGGCATGCTGAACTCTGGCAGTCTCTCATGCTGGGGCAACCGCCCACAGATGAACTCTTTATAGCCACTTTGGATATTCTATGCGTTAAGTCTTTTAGGTAGCTTCTTAGTAATAAATAATAGTGAAGAAGGTCTTGGCTTTATTAAGAGTTTTCAGTTGGCGCCAGCTTGTGAGTTTAAATGAGACACGCAGTGTGATGAACCCATCAACCATCGATGTAGACGCATATTTTAGTTTTCAGGAGATGACGCAAATTTCTCATATTGGACCTTGTGAATATAACTGTAGACCACTTGCTGAGCAGGAGTAAACTTGCCTTTCAGAAGGTCTGATGTAAGTTATTCTCTGCCGACAATTGCAAAGTAATTTAGGAGCGTTGCAGGTGAGGTTGCCCAATTACATTGGCATCATTTGCATATCTTAGCAGTTAGTCTTAAACTTTCTTACTTCTCTTTCTACAACACCCCCCTTCCCCCCTTTTGGACATGTTTCTTTGTTTCGCACTTTGTGCTTCACCGCATTCCAATTTTTCCGCAGTTTTGTGCCGACATAGCTTGACTATTCTTCCTGCTAAACGGGCGTGATTAATGCACTTGGAATGCAAGCCTCCCAAAGCAGCTCTTATCAGGCGTGCTTGCCTCGTCACAGCTGCACAACTTCGCTTTTGCAtatattctttcctttttttgtttttgtagtccAACCGCCTTTGCCACATGCGGCGCTTTAACTTTGGCCTCACTCCATGCTTGCTAACCTCTTCAAACAGGAAAAGGAAGTGCACAACGCCGTCTGAGGGTGTCCTCCGCATGAACGAGTTGAATGAATTACGCCATGCTTCTGACTGTTGAATGAGAATGCAAGGATTATGTGTTTCCGTTTGTTAAAGAGCCTGGCAACAATTGAAATTGTGGGCGAGCTTCGGCAAGTGTGGCCGCCTCTCGAGTTCAAATGCAATACTGCGATAAATCCTGACTTTTGAGTACAGTTTTGTTCATACAACCCAAgcgtttataaaaattaatcttttCACATACAGGTATAtggtatgtatacaaatttataaagcAAACTTAGTTATCTAATCAATCTCCAGTGTTTTCAAGTTGTGGCATATGCTATCCGACTGCCGGTTCGCTTCGGGAACTACAGCTTTCGGTTTCTTGCTTTTGTCGATTTTCCATGCATCGGGGTTCATTAAATAATTCCTAACAAATACTCGAATTTAGTCCTcctataaaaagcaaaattatatttttcaaaatagtacCTCTTCTCTATGAGTAGTCCCGTCCATTTCGCTTTCAAAACGGCCAAAGTGCCGGCCTTACCGCCATACTCTTCCGGCAGCATATCACGTGGAAAATGTTTGTAGGGCGTATCAGCATTAGGTAGATGAAAGTGAATCTGTTCTTAGCAGAAATATATATCGCAATTATCAATACGTCTAATGATTGCGACGGGGGCACTTACCAGCTTAAACACCTCACTCTTAATGAACGGCTTCACCACCGTCAACACTTTATCCAGATAAGATGGACAATTTAGTACGTGTATGGCCTTCAAGCGCACTGGGTGTGCCTCCTGTACGAATTTCATATAAACACGCAGCGAGCTGAGCACTGTGCGCGCAACATGTCGCAAACTGTAGCCGGCCATGTCGAAAATGGGTACCTCGCCATCACACATGCCCGCCTCGTCGGGGAGGACGAATCGCAGGTCGGCCATCATAAAGAACACCTTAATGCTGGCCGTAAAGTTAAACTGAAgaacaaacatttatttaacgtttaaactacaacaacaaaaataaatagtgCACCTTATCTGCATCGAAATCGATAAGACGATACAAAAGCAGCTTGTTTTTGTCCGGTGTCAGTCCAGGCAGCGGCAACAAGTCGCTgcaatagttttttaaatataaaacaaacaaaaaataacaaaaaaaaaacagattaaaAGGCAAACCGGTAACAGTGAAACAAGAATATGCAATATTACGGAAACCGCGGAAACGGTAAATATAGCAGTAATCATATGTTAGCAGCAACTGGTTTGGTCGACAAATCGCCAATCCAGCTCCTTCGCCGTTACTTACGCGACTTGCAACAGCTGCTGCGACTCTTGATCCGTGGGATCGCGTTGCAGAAATATGTGCGCATACTTGTTGCGCAGCGC contains:
- the LOC126760292 gene encoding alpha-tocopherol transfer protein isoform X2, with the protein product MFGDVAGAQRLLELNYALRNKYAHIFLQRDPTDQESQQLLQVADLLPLPGLTPDKNKLLLYRLIDFDADKFNFTASIKVFFMMADLRFVLPDEAGMCDGEVPIFDMAGYSLRHVARTVLSSLRVYMKFVQEAHPVRLKAIHVLNCPSYLDKVLTVVKPFIKSEVFKLIHFHLPNADTPYKHFPRDMLPEEYGGKAGTLAVLKAKWTGLLIEKRNYLMNPDAWKIDKSKKPKAVVPEANRQSDSICHNLKTLEID
- the LOC126760292 gene encoding alpha-tocopherol transfer protein isoform X1 codes for the protein MVLRPELDELVKVLENWIRTQPHLPQAIEKPVLERFLYSMFGDVAGAQRLLELNYALRNKYAHIFLQRDPTDQESQQLLQVADLLPLPGLTPDKNKLLLYRLIDFDADKFNFTASIKVFFMMADLRFVLPDEAGMCDGEVPIFDMAGYSLRHVARTVLSSLRVYMKFVQEAHPVRLKAIHVLNCPSYLDKVLTVVKPFIKSEVFKLIHFHLPNADTPYKHFPRDMLPEEYGGKAGTLAVLKAKWTGLLIEKRNYLMNPDAWKIDKSKKPKAVVPEANRQSDSICHNLKTLEID